In a single window of the Papaver somniferum cultivar HN1 chromosome 8, ASM357369v1, whole genome shotgun sequence genome:
- the LOC113303545 gene encoding F-box protein At5g49610-like — MEIVLPDEVIVSEILTRVSLPCCSLRQFQWVCRDWHNLIHESKFQLIHSNRAPIVASGFFLVMMERYAPNVSDSIRFFPFNDDQSGKNPSPSLDFLPSAVAIAGSSPYGSLLCCVTLDKLQTTKTIPIKSIPIFYICKPATREWRKIPNPRTKFINHGMRIVVKQTYPTLQYKIVGMSATSGVILEYHHCEMFDSVTWAWKRLADLKTLSWLHDTFGGVFINGCLHWISHKRQIHVLSIEQEKWNAVIQLTADAVERVSHRYLLFLIDGKIGVLISNNECIELWVLENYYCHTSWKRRYHRDLRALNREVGGMCIPAAVSSPSIIFMICLCSNPHAIIYNMNDDTYTILASFPFVGFPFESRFCYI; from the coding sequence ATGGAAATCGTGTTGCCGGATGAAGTTATAGTCTCGGAGATCTTAACAAGAGTGTCCCTTCCTTGCTGCTCTTTACGGCAATTTCAATGGGTTTGCAGAGATTGGCATAACCTCATTCATGAGAGTAAATTCCAGCTTATCCACTCTAATAGGGCTCCTATTGTTGCATCAGGTTTCTTCCTTGTCATGATGGAACGTTATGCTCCCAATGTATCTGATTCTATCAGATTCTTCCCGTTCAACGATGATCAATCAGGGAAGAATCCATCTCCTTCTCTCGACTTTCTACCATCAGCCGTTGCAATTGCAGGTTCTTCTCCTTATGGTTCTCTGCTTTGTTGTGTCACTCTTGATAAATTACAGACAACAAAGACTATTCCGATAAAGAGTATTCCGATTTTCTACATTTGTAAACCAGCAACTCGCGAATGGAGAAAGATACCAAACCCTAGAACCAAATTTATAAATCATGGTATGCGAATAGTGGTGAAACAAACTTACCCTACATTGCAGTACAAGATAGTTGGTATGTCAGCTACTAGTGGTGTGATCTTGGAGTATCATCACTGTGAAATGTTTGATTCAGTCACTTGGGCTTGGAAGAGATTGGCCGATTTGAAAACCCTTAGTTGGTTGCACGATACATTTGGTGGTGTTTTCATTAACGGGTGTTTGCATTGGATCAGCCACAAGCGTCAAATCCATGTTTTATCCATAGAGCAAGAAAAGTGGAATGCAGTTATTCAACTTACAGCTGATGCCGTAGAAAGAGTATCACATAGGTATTTGTTATTCTTAATTGATGGAAAGATTGGTGTTCTGATCAGTAATAATGAGTGCATTGAACTTTGGGTATTAGAGAATTACTACTGCCATACTAGTTGGAAGAGAAGGTACCACAGGGATTTGAGAGCACTCAATCGCGAGGTTGGTGGTATGTGTATACCAGCAGCTGTGTCATCGCCCAgcataatctttatgatttgtctGTGTTCGAACCCCCACGCTATAATCTACAACATGAATGATGATACTTACACCATTTTGGCATCCTTTCCGTTTGTTGGTTTTCCATTTGAATCAAGATTCTGTTACATTTAG